From the genome of Brassica oleracea var. oleracea cultivar TO1000 chromosome C4, BOL, whole genome shotgun sequence:
ATTCATCTCCCAATAACCCCTCCTAAGTTTGCTCATTTTTAATCTGATAAAACATGATAGTTTTGAAAATAACCACGACAATTATACTTAGAGCACCATTAATGCAGTTTCTAAGATGAGTTTTTAAGGAAAATTGAGTATTTAATTAAATGAAAACAAAAAGAAATTAGAGTTATCGATCCTTAATTGGGTGTTTTTGTTACCGATCATAAATGAGGTTCTTTAAACACGTGTAGGCATATGGGATTTTTCATTTTATTTTCTTTTCTCTTCCTTTTCTTTTCTTTCCTTTCTCACCTCTTCTCTTTTGTTTTATCGTGATCTCCGTCGGGACGCCGATTGAATTTCTCAACGAAAGTGTCACCTCCGTTCAATCGGCGTATCCTCCGGTCAATCGGCGTCTCCTCCGTTAAATCGCCTCTCCTACGTTCCATCGGCGTCACCTCCGCTCAATTGGCTCTCCTCCGTTCAATGTTTGGCTCTCCTCCGTTTAATCTTCTCTCCTCCGGTCAATCGCCTCTCCTTCTTATCTCGTCTTCTCCTCTCTGTCGCAAAGGGAAGCGTCTCGTCACTTCAATCGCCGGCATGTCCATCTCATCTGACTTTTGTTTTGATTCAGGTACAGTTTGATCGAAGCTTGAGGTTTTAGATATGGTGAACTGTACAATGATAGATGATGATAGGTTAGAGTATCTTGAAAATGGTTGTCTTCGTTACACTGTTACACGTACTGTTTTAACCCTACGTTTTGTGTTCTCTTAAAGGAGAGTAGTTGCTAAAATGTTTAGATTTTTTTTTGTTAATTAAATTCATACTCTTCTTGTCTCCTTCTTTGATGTCTAAAGATCTCAAGTTAATCTTTTTAAGTTGTGTCTTCCTGTCTTCTTGTTTCATTTCCTATTATGCCAAAGATAACAGTTTGGTCTGAATTGTTACTGATATGTCGCTTTTGCAGGGAGGTAATGTTGTGATCGACCAAAGCGGGGGTGATCTTACAGTCAAGAATGTGGGTGGCAGTCTTGTCAAGCTAGCTGGTGATGGTACATACACTGCACTGCTCTTAACTTGAATGAAGTGTCTTGCTTTTTTCTTTATTGCTTTCGTATGGATAGTAGTTGATTGTGATGAATGCTGGTTAGAGTGAGGTTGTAGTTAGTGAATGCTGGTTAGAGTTAGGTTGTTTTAGTATTAGATTAGGACAGTCTGATAGGTAATTAATACCGTAGATGCATGTCAACTCATCCCAATTTAACTCAACTCAATAGTTAAGGCAATTAAAGACACCTATCTACCACCCTCTTCTTCTAAATTCATCTATTAAACACTGGAATTTTCCTCTTTCTTTCCATATTTTAAACTCGTTCAATCTTCTTCTTGTATCATTTCATTCAAACACATTTCAGTAAAACACATTTCTTCCTGTTATGGATTCTACTAATTTTGTTGACTTGTTAAACAGTCAACAAGATGTTTACAATCCTCAACCCTTTCTTCCTGAGACTTATTCACAACTCCCTGTCTTTACTGAGACATCAAGCGTAGGTGAAGAGACAACCACAGATCGCAAAGAAAGAAAGAAGTGGAGTCCCACAGATGACTCAGTGCTCATTAGCGCATGGCTAAACACCAGCAAGGACCCTGTCGTGGGGAATGAGCAGAAGGCTGGGGCATTTTGGAAACGAATAGCTGATTATTTTGCAGCTAGTCCGAAGATTGGAAGAGATGAAAACCGAGAGGCAATCCAGTGTAAGCAAAGGTGGCAGAAGCTCAACGATTTGGTTTGCAAATTCTCTGGATCCTATGATGCTGCTACAAGACAGAAAACTTCAGGTCAGAATGAGAATGATGTCGTTAAGGCAGCACACGAATTCTTCTACAATGATTATAAGATGAAATTTAACCTGCAACATGCTTGGGAGGAGCTACGGTATGACCAGAAATGGTGTGAAGTTGCAACCAACAAGCTTGATGGAACCACTAAGAAGAGAAAGTGTGACGATGGTGCTCAATCATCAAGCTCTCAAGCCACTGCTAATCAAGGTGAGCAACGTCCTCCTGGTGTTAAGGCATCTAAAAGAGGATGTGCTAAGAGAACCGTAAAAGATGGCAAGGATCTCGCTGAGATTCATAGCCTGTGGGCTATTAAAGAGAAAGATTTGGAAGTAAAAGAAAGACTGAGCAGGATGGGTCTACTAGAGACTCTCATTGCCAAAAAAGTGCCATTATCTGAAGTTGAAGAAGCTTTAAAGACAAAGCTTATTACAGAATTATTAGGTAAGATGTTTACTTCTTAGGACCCAAGTTATGTTTTTGTTTTATGTTAGTGTTTTGTTGTTGATCTTGTATGCATTGGAAGTGGAAGAATTGTCCCACCGCTTGGAAAGGGCAATATTCTCGTGGTTCGGGTAAGCCAACCATCGTTTTAGAGGCGATTGCAAGCAGTTTTATTTGCTCAACGTCAAGAAGCTGCCCGAAAAGATGTGGAGCGTGCTTTTGGAGTCTTGCAAGCTCGTTTTGCCATTGTTAAGAATCCAACCATTTTCGAATATTATGAGAGCATGTATCATACTCCATAATATGATAGTTGAAGACGAACGAGATGGATACACTCAATTTAATGTTTCAGAGTTCCAACAAGGAGAAGACGCCGGAAGTTCACATGTCGATCTCACGTACTCTACAGATATGCCTTCAAATATCGCCAATATGATGGGTGTTCGAACTCGAATTCGTGATAAACAGATGCATCAACCCCTCAAAGCTGATTTGGTTGAACATATATGGCGTAAATTTGGACGTGATGAAGACAACAACTGAGCTCTGATGCTTCTTTCAAATAATTCTCTTTTATTTTAGTAATTTTTGTTTTTATGTTTTTATTTTAAATCCTACGTTGAAAATGTTATCTTTTAATATGTTTTATGTAATAAATAAATTTTAACTTAAAAAAAAATTTATAATTGTTTTTTTTTAAAGAACCTTTAATTAAGAAACTACCATTGGAGGCACAAAATCGAACAGTTTCTTAACTAGATTTCTAAAGCCCACTAACTACACTTATATAATTAAATAATTATTAAGGATCTCATTTGTGTTTCTATGGATAATGGTGCTCTTACAAAGATACTGTATAATATTTCTCTCAAATTTCCAAATCTTCCAGAAAGTAATAGGTTCAACTTATCAAGCACTTCATGTAAGAAAACGAAATGCGTCTTTAATCAACGACGAGTGTCTCGATCATTAAAACCTACCTTTCTTTGTTCACTTTATCTCCTAATGTTTCCTACGATGCTATCATCATTACGTATAAACGAGTTTCTTATTTGCAAAAAAAAATACGTAAAAGATTGTTATAATCTGTTTTCAGTTCAACTTTTTCAAATGTCTGGATATGCTCAACCGTACAAGAAATTACGACATATCTATCTCTTCATATTATTATTCGCGTGCATTGTTGGGTTAATTTTTCTACTACGGAAAATTATAGAAAATGTCTGGTAGAAAACAATTTTAGATAATAAATATCGCATGTCTACGCTTCAAAAATCAAAACCGTTTTAAAAAAAAAACTATATCAAACCATGCTTGAAGCATTTCAACATAAATGGACCTTTAAATCTTTTAAAAATTTAAAATAATATTTCATTTGTACAGTGGCGAATCTTCATGTCATCATTTCCGTGCATTATTGCGTATTTTTTTCTACTACGAAAATTAGAGAAAAGTTCTGTTATAAGAAAATCTTAGAATATATGGAATATCTAGACTTCAAAAACCAAAACCGTGCCTGAAGCATTTCACCAGGAATATTGGTAAGAGAGCCTCAAATCTTTTAAAAATTAGAAGATCCCATCTGAATAGTAACCAGAGGAAGAGACATAAATAATTTTTTTAACTTGATTGGCAAACTTGTAGAGTAACTAGAAGTAAAATATTTTTCACCTAAATTTTTTTACTCCAGAAATGCTTTACAGTCAGAACCATTGTGTGGGAGAGGCCGCTCACCAACATGCATAAATTATTTAAATCAATGTTGTTTTACAAAGTAACACAGATTCTAAAATCTGCCATAATTTATAAAATAAAGTTAAAATGAGAATTTATTTTGTTCTCACTATAGAAAATTTTATAAATTCCATTTATATTGGATTAAGGTTTGAAATTTTCAAAAATAGTTCTCATATATATATATATATCACTACAAGTTGATGAATATTTAATATTAATCGAGAAAGTGACATATCCATGGAAAAAGGATTTGATTTATGCAGAAATTCATGTTTGGTATGCTACTTGTAGCACACTTCATATACAATCCAGGTAGTTTTTACCGTACGGTTATCTATAAAACATCTGATAAGTTGATTACTACTTTGTCATTATATAAATCTAATAATTATTTGCACAAATTTGCAAAAAGAAAAACAATCTTTCGAGATGGGACACGTACTTGTAGTCCAGTTCGGTGTTGATGACATATTCCAATTTCTTAGATAATTTTCAAGTAGATCCTTAAATTATCCTGATATATTTTTTAATCATAAGTATACTTCTTTTTATTCTTGAAAACATCTTAACTAAAGGTTGTATATTTATTAGGATATATATACACTAATGTGACAGTGATTAATGTGACTTGAAACAAGTTGTTCATGTAATACTGTGATTAATGTAACATATGCCCTATACTAGAGATCGGTTCATCGCGTTGACGCCTCTTACCTTCTTTCTCTGTAATCCCAGGACCACGGGATGACCTTTTTGAAGGCTCATTCTTTAATTTCGTCTGGTCGGCTAAGACAAACAAGCTTCGATTCATCTACGTTGATCGGTCTTTGGACTCTGTGATCGGCTCTACTCGTTACTCACTCTAACATGTACAAGAAATATCTATCTACTTTTGGCTTGGCAGGCCACGGTCAGTGACTTTTGGCGAGAAAGAAAGAACAGATTGCATCATGATTCTTTTCGATCATCTGAGCATTATCTATTCTCTTAATCTCACCCCCATAAATATAATCGCAGGTTTTCATTCCTAAAACCCAAGAGAAGCGAGTAACACCTTGCACTCTTGGTTCTCGCTTGCATGAGAAGATGAAGTTTCTGGTTATGGTTCCTAAATGAAGTGGGGGTCTAGTTTCTCCAAGTAAAATTGAGTTATTCTTGGGTTCACCTCCTAGGGTGGAACCTCTTGATTCACCAACCAATAAGATTTCATTATTCCAAATTTGATATCTTTTAAAAATGGAAACAAAATATTGTCAAATTATATTATGTTTTTAAAATAAAAAAATAGTAGTTACAGAAAAAAAATTAAATAAAATCTTTTTAACGCCGTCAGCAAAACACTAAATCCTAAATCTTAATCCCTAAACCCTAAATCCTAATTCCTAAACCCTAAACTCTTGGGTAAACTCTAAACCCTTGGGTAAACCCTAAACCCTTGGATAAATCATAAACTCTAATAAAAACATTAAACCCTAAAACTCTAAACCCTAAAACTCTAAACCCTAAATCCTAAACGCTAAACCCTGAGTGTTTTAGTGTTTAATGATTTTGATTTAGAGTTTAAGATTTATCCTAGAGTTTAGGGTTTACCCAAGGGATTAGGGTTTAGGATTTAGGGTTTAGGGATTAGGATTTAGGGTTTAATTTTTTGCTGACGACGTTAAAAATATTTTTTTTGTAATTACTACTATTTTTTATTTATTTATTTTTACCTTTTAATTTTTAAAAAATATTATAATTTGACAATATTTTGTTTCCTTTTTTAAAAGATATCGAATATGAAATAACACAATCCTATTGGTTGGTGAACCTAACCTAGAGGTTCACCCTAGGGGGTGAACCCAAGAATAAGTCAGTAAAATTAGTGAACCCGTAGAGATTTCTCAAACTGAATTTCCTAAAGTTGGAACATAAATTTTATTAAAATTTGATTAAAAAATATCTAAAGAAAGTCGAAAAATAAGTCTTTCAACTGATATTTTTAGAGATTTTCTAATTTAATATCGGTATAATTTGTAAAATATTCAAGTAGAAAACCATTGATAATGATGACTTTAAGGTTTTTAATAATCAGCTTCTAAGGGATTGTGTTTAAGAAAAAAAGAAAAAATCAGTTTTTAAGGGAGAAGCTTTTACTGGGTTACTCCGGGGCCTGCTACGGAGTCAGGGAATTGAATTTCAGACTTTCAGTTGTGGTTTAAAGGGACTCTTAACAGAGTTGTAATTTATGGATCTCAAGCCCAATCATCTAAAGTGGACCTTTTGTAAAACAAGTAATGGTAAAGTTGTCACCTCTAAATTAATTCAAAGAAATGTTTAGAGACATTCTAGACGTGAAACGTTAAAAGAATATTTTTATTGGAAGTATGTTTGTCATTAATCTTGAAAACATATATATAAGCTTAGATTGTATATTTATTAGGATTACACCTTTATGTAACTGTTAGACGTAGTAAACAGTAAACAACCGCTACCATCATTTCTATCAATCGTAAAGGACGAGTCTTTGTTATCCACAGTTGATCTTAACCGTCCATTCAAATTCAAGGCCACGTGTCCTCCCAAGGTAACTTTATTCCTCTCCAACGTCTTCTAACTAGCGTTAAAGAGGTTAAAGAGAGTCCAAGAAGCGGGTGAAAAAAAGTGAAATATCTAGAGGAGGAAGAAGAAGAGAAGACAAAGAGAAGAGAGAGACTAACAGAAAAAAAAAGCTTTTCGTTCCGTACAAATGGCGCCGAAGAAGAGTGACGGAGAAGGGAAGGCGAAACCTACGACGGTGACTACGCCAGTAAGGCAGACTCGAAGCATGGATCGGAAGACTCGGAGCCAAACTCGGCGTGACTCGCCCGGTGGCGGTTCTTCCTCCTCCAAGCTCTTCACCTTCGAGTCTCCTGAGAAGAAGAAAAGGAAGCCGAAAGCCAAGGACGCTGGACCGGCGACTAAGAAGATCAAGCAAGAAAAGGAGGAGGCAGCTGACGAAGAAGGCAAGAAGCCGGAGGAGGATGACGACGACGTCGCGGCTGCAAAAGAAGAAGGAGACGACGGCGCTGAGCACAAGAGGATCGTAATCGAGCACTGGTAAACGAAACCGTCTCCCTTCTTCTAGGTTTCGAAGCGAGGATTGTAATCGTTGGTGGTTCGTTAGGGTTTTGATTCATTCTCTTTAGGGTTTCTTCGTTGATTTTGCACACA
Proteins encoded in this window:
- the LOC106337373 gene encoding selenoprotein H isoform X1, with product MAPKKSDGEGKAKPTTVTTPVRQTRSMDRKTRSQTRRDSPGGGSSSSKLFTFESPEKKKRKPKAKDAGPATKKIKQEKEEAADEEGKKPEEDDDDVAAAKEEGDDGAEHKRIVIEHCKQCKSFKERANELKDGLEIAVPGIIVTVNADKPRRGCFEIREEGGQTFVSLLDMKRPFKEMKDLDMEQVIADIVEKLK
- the LOC106337373 gene encoding selenoprotein H isoform X2 encodes the protein MAPKKSDGEGKAKPTTVTTPVRQTRSMDRKTRSQTRRDSPGGGSSSSKLFTFESPEKKKRKPKAKDAGPATKKIKQEKEDDDDVAAAKEEGDDGAEHKRIVIEHCKQCKSFKERANELKDGLEIAVPGIIVTVNADKPRRGCFEIREEGGQTFVSLLDMKRPFKEMKDLDMEQVIADIVEKLK